In the Actinomycetota bacterium genome, one interval contains:
- the proS gene encoding proline--tRNA ligase — MRLSKYFLPTTRKVPSDAKVPSHILSIRAGLIRQVSRGVYNILPFGYRIVKRIEEIIRDEMDKIGAQEILMPVIQPAELWQETGRWSEYGLELMRLKDRLGREMCLGPTHEELITELIRKEVHSYKQLPINLYQIQVKFRDEIRPRFGLLRGREFIMKDAYSFHATWEDLDKTYENVKKAYSNIIEKCGLDYRIVEAESGIIGGKVNHEFMILAETGEEEIFYCTNCDFAVKEDLAPIKVEDKCSNCKSDLIKSKAIEVGHIFKLGTKYSDSMQAYFLNEEGNQKPFIMGCYGFGVTRLLSAAIEQRHYENQITWPIQISPFKFHMLLINPHKEKLKQIAEELYQYLLKNNIEVLYDDREISAGIKFNDADLIGIPIIGVVGNEILKTNKIEIKNKIKSKEDLILKEELLNYIITESNI; from the coding sequence TTGAGATTATCAAAATATTTTCTACCAACAACTCGAAAAGTACCATCAGATGCTAAAGTTCCAAGTCATATTTTATCTATAAGAGCGGGATTAATTCGTCAAGTTTCTCGCGGAGTGTATAATATATTGCCATTTGGTTACAGAATAGTTAAAAGAATTGAAGAGATAATAAGAGATGAAATGGATAAAATAGGAGCACAAGAAATTTTAATGCCTGTAATTCAACCTGCAGAATTATGGCAGGAAACAGGAAGATGGTCTGAATATGGTCTTGAGCTAATGAGACTTAAAGATAGACTTGGAAGAGAGATGTGTTTAGGGCCTACTCATGAAGAATTAATAACAGAACTAATAAGAAAAGAAGTCCATTCTTATAAACAACTACCAATAAACCTATATCAAATACAGGTGAAATTCAGAGATGAAATAAGACCACGCTTTGGCCTTTTAAGAGGAAGAGAGTTCATTATGAAAGATGCTTATAGTTTTCATGCTACCTGGGAGGATTTAGATAAAACATATGAAAATGTAAAAAAAGCATACTCTAACATCATAGAAAAATGTGGACTTGATTACAGAATAGTTGAAGCAGAAAGTGGGATTATTGGAGGAAAAGTGAACCATGAATTTATGATATTAGCAGAAACAGGTGAAGAGGAAATATTTTACTGCACAAACTGTGATTTTGCAGTAAAGGAAGATTTAGCACCTATAAAAGTAGAAGATAAATGTTCTAATTGCAAATCGGATTTAATCAAAAGTAAAGCAATAGAAGTCGGACATATATTTAAACTTGGAACAAAATATAGTGATTCAATGCAAGCTTATTTTCTGAACGAAGAGGGAAATCAGAAACCATTTATTATGGGATGTTATGGCTTTGGAGTAACTAGATTGTTATCAGCAGCAATTGAACAAAGACATTATGAGAATCAAATAACCTGGCCAATACAGATTTCCCCATTTAAATTTCATATGCTTTTGATAAATCCTCACAAAGAAAAATTAAAACAAATAGCAGAAGAACTATACCAATACTTATTAAAAAATAACATTGAAGTTCTATATGATGATAGGGAAATAAGTGCTGGAATAAAATTCAATGATGCTGATTTAATAGGAATTCCTATTATTGGAGTAGTAGGTAATGAAATTTTAAAAACAAATAAAATAGAAATAAAAAAT
- the ispG gene encoding flavodoxin-dependent (E)-4-hydroxy-3-methylbut-2-enyl-diphosphate synthase, producing MAIYTRRINVGDIPIGKGALISVQTMTKTKTTDFEATINQIKEVAEAGCDIIRISIPDNESLKAFKKIKTISPIPIVADIHFNYKLAIGAILAGADCIRINPGNIGGKERIIKIADASKKANIPIRVGVNVGSIKKETLDKFKGNIVDSLVASALETVDILEKSGFYKIKISAKASNVTETVLTYRKLSKLTDYPLHIGITEAGPLELGTIKSSIAVGSLLLDDIGDTIRISLTASPVEEVIVGRNILKSLGLLKEGIDIISCPTCARCDIDLIKLVKEFEKRTKDIKKYLKVAIMGCVVNGPGEATQADIGIAAGKGEGVLFKKGVVIKKIYEKNLLTELITEIEKF from the coding sequence ATGGCTATTTATACAAGAAGAATAAATGTTGGCGATATACCAATAGGGAAAGGTGCACTAATCTCAGTTCAAACGATGACAAAAACAAAAACTACAGACTTTGAAGCTACAATCAATCAGATAAAAGAAGTAGCAGAAGCAGGGTGTGACATTATAAGAATTTCAATTCCTGACAACGAGTCACTAAAAGCCTTTAAGAAAATCAAAACCATTTCACCAATTCCTATAGTTGCAGATATTCATTTTAATTATAAACTTGCAATAGGAGCTATTTTAGCTGGAGCGGATTGCATCAGGATAAATCCTGGAAATATAGGAGGGAAAGAAAGAATAATCAAAATAGCTGATGCATCTAAAAAAGCAAATATCCCTATAAGGGTGGGAGTTAATGTTGGTTCAATAAAGAAAGAAACATTAGATAAATTTAAAGGTAATATTGTGGATTCATTAGTAGCAAGTGCATTAGAAACAGTAGATATCCTGGAAAAATCTGGTTTTTATAAGATAAAAATTTCAGCAAAAGCTTCAAATGTAACAGAAACAGTTTTAACTTATCGAAAACTCTCAAAATTAACAGATTATCCTCTGCATATAGGAATAACAGAAGCAGGTCCACTTGAGCTTGGAACTATAAAATCATCTATAGCAGTAGGAAGCTTACTTTTAGATGATATTGGAGATACAATAAGAATTTCTCTTACCGCAAGTCCAGTTGAAGAAGTAATTGTTGGAAGAAATATACTGAAATCATTAGGACTTTTAAAAGAAGGAATTGATATAATATCATGTCCGACTTGTGCTCGCTGTGATATTGATTTAATAAAATTAGTAAAAGAATTTGAAAAAAGAACAAAAGATATTAAAAAGTATTTAAAGGTTGCTATAATGGGGTGTGTTGTAAATGGACCTGGAGAGGCAACACAAGCTGATATAGGTATAGCAGCAGGAAAGGGTGAAGGAGTACTATTTAAAAAGGGAGTAGTGATAAAGAAGATATATGAAAAAAACCTTCTTACTGAGTTAATTACTGAAATAGAAAAATTTTAA
- a CDS encoding M50 family metallopeptidase produces the protein MNSAFLSYIKAIIAFSLIIMVHEFGHFIVGKLSNIEVIEAAIGFGPKLLKTKIKDTVYAICGIPVGGYVKFLGQDPLEDIPIEKREVAFQFKPLKQRFLTVIAGPLLNYITAILLLLITISMGIYFGTTQIEEVMADTPAQRAGFLVGDKIIKIDGKEISTWDDITEIIHKHPEDKVEFQVERDEKVIKLYPTLTEREGIGFLGIAPAVEKRRVPFFKALMMAIESAIKISYFFFAAILMLITGKIPIKYARPLSPIGAIRIMAQTDITYGIQSFLNLLGYISVIIAIGNLLPILPLDGGHILFMIIEKIRGKKVNPKVMIAVTNIGMIIMIAIIIFAFYLDIFNPIDIFNLK, from the coding sequence ATGAATTCAGCATTTTTAAGCTATATAAAAGCAATAATAGCATTCTCTTTAATAATAATGGTTCATGAGTTTGGTCATTTCATTGTTGGAAAACTCAGTAATATTGAGGTAATAGAAGCAGCTATTGGCTTTGGTCCGAAATTACTCAAAACAAAAATAAAAGATACCGTATATGCAATATGTGGCATTCCTGTTGGAGGTTATGTAAAATTTCTTGGTCAGGATCCACTCGAAGATATACCCATAGAAAAAAGGGAGGTTGCATTTCAATTTAAACCCTTAAAACAGAGATTTTTAACAGTTATTGCTGGTCCACTTTTAAACTATATAACAGCTATTTTGCTTTTGTTAATAACAATAAGCATGGGAATATACTTTGGAACTACTCAAATAGAAGAGGTTATGGCTGATACACCTGCTCAAAGAGCTGGATTTTTAGTAGGAGATAAAATTATAAAAATAGATGGAAAGGAAATATCAACCTGGGATGATATAACTGAAATAATACATAAACATCCCGAAGATAAAGTTGAATTTCAAGTTGAAAGAGATGAAAAAGTTATTAAATTATATCCAACTTTAACTGAAAGAGAAGGTATAGGATTTTTAGGAATAGCACCAGCTGTAGAGAAAAGAAGAGTTCCTTTTTTTAAGGCTTTAATGATGGCTATAGAATCAGCAATTAAGATTTCTTATTTTTTCTTTGCAGCTATTCTAATGCTAATAACGGGAAAAATCCCAATTAAATATGCTCGACCACTCAGCCCAATTGGAGCAATTAGAATAATGGCTCAAACAGATATAACCTACGGAATTCAGAGTTTTTTAAATCTACTTGGATATATATCAGTTATAATAGCTATTGGAAATCTTCTTCCCATACTTCCACTTGATGGGGGTCATATATTATTTATGATTATTGAAAAAATAAGAGGTAAAAAAGTCAATCCGAAGGTTATGATAGCGGTTACTAATATTGGTATGATAATTATGATAGCAATAATTATATTTGCCTTTTATCTTGATATATTTAATCCAATAGATATTTTCAACCTAAAATAA
- the dxr gene encoding 1-deoxy-D-xylulose-5-phosphate reductoisomerase: MVSLEIRSTKKEKLKAKKRVAILGSTGSVGKQAVEVVENLKDEIEVVALSANRNIQELENQILKFNPEAVWVTDKKSAEKLRNNLKELPKKITEKLNKEKRRNKVSYNHEKINKIKIFSEEEGVKKLFLEVPIDLVLNAIVGFGGLVPTILSLEMGIDIALANKESLVLAGDLVMGIKKIKGVKIIPVDSEHSAIFQCFLGRKKEDIDKIILTASGGPFFRNKPDELGDVTVEQAISHPRWKMGKKISVDSATLMNKGFEVIEAYYLFSIEPHKIKVIIHPEAIVHSMVQFKDSSIIAQLGPTDMKIPIQYAITYPKMFKSQVEELNLAQLGKLTFFEPDIKAFPALKLTYFALELKKKYPTVMAIADEIAVEAFLEGKIKFTDITKIIEKVMNKFEGCTDPHLEAYFQAINWAKDTTNRIIDKIYKK, translated from the coding sequence ATGGTTTCATTAGAAATAAGAAGCACTAAGAAGGAAAAATTAAAAGCAAAAAAAAGAGTGGCAATACTGGGTTCTACAGGTTCAGTGGGAAAACAAGCTGTAGAAGTTGTAGAAAATCTAAAAGATGAGATAGAAGTAGTTGCACTATCTGCAAACAGAAACATTCAAGAATTAGAAAATCAAATATTGAAATTTAATCCTGAAGCAGTATGGGTAACTGATAAAAAAAGTGCGGAAAAACTGAGGAATAATTTAAAAGAACTACCTAAGAAAATAACTGAAAAGTTAAATAAGGAAAAGCGAAGAAATAAAGTTTCTTATAACCATGAAAAGATAAATAAAATTAAAATATTTTCTGAAGAAGAAGGAGTTAAGAAACTGTTTTTAGAAGTTCCTATTGATTTAGTTTTAAATGCAATTGTTGGATTCGGTGGACTTGTACCAACAATATTATCTTTAGAGATGGGAATAGATATAGCACTTGCAAATAAGGAAAGTTTAGTGTTAGCTGGTGATCTTGTTATGGGTATAAAAAAGATTAAAGGTGTGAAAATAATTCCTGTAGATAGTGAACATAGTGCGATATTTCAATGTTTTCTTGGAAGGAAAAAAGAAGATATAGATAAAATAATTCTTACTGCATCAGGAGGTCCATTTTTTAGAAATAAACCTGATGAACTTGGAGATGTTACGGTAGAGCAAGCAATTTCTCATCCAAGGTGGAAGATGGGTAAGAAAATATCAGTTGATTCAGCAACTTTAATGAACAAAGGATTTGAGGTAATTGAGGCTTACTACTTATTTAGTATAGAACCACACAAAATAAAAGTTATAATTCATCCTGAGGCAATAGTTCATTCCATGGTTCAATTTAAAGATAGCTCAATAATTGCCCAACTTGGACCAACAGATATGAAAATTCCAATACAGTATGCGATAACATATCCTAAGATGTTTAAATCCCAAGTAGAAGAGCTCAATTTAGCTCAACTGGGAAAGCTTACTTTTTTTGAACCAGATATAAAAGCATTTCCTGCATTAAAGCTTACTTATTTTGCTTTAGAGTTAAAAAAGAAATATCCAACTGTTATGGCAATTGCAGATGAAATAGCAGTTGAAGCTTTTTTAGAGGGAAAAATAAAATTTACAGATATTACAAAGATTATTGAAAAAGTAATGAATAAATTTGAGGGTTGTACAGATCCTCATTTAGAAGCATATTTTCAAGCAATAAATTGGGCAAAAGATACAACAAATAGAATTATTGATAAAATATATAAAAAATAA